The following are from one region of the Simiduia agarivorans SA1 = DSM 21679 genome:
- the motD gene encoding flagellar motor protein MotD, with protein MARRKHASAHMAINHERWLVSYADFITLLFAFFVVMYSVSQVSEEKYRVLSDTLMSSFKFQNQTLNPIQVGEPSRSPEASAIDTQTPETGEQPGNGAFDRQVDLPHMAEQLRETFGDLINREWVSVTANEDWLEIELKSQLLFGSASAEPNEDARVIFTELARVLGQADNPVQVEGHTDNDPIVTDRYPSNWELSAARASAAVKLLAESGVDSRRLAAVGYGEFQPIADNSTEAGRSQNRRVAIMVARAPINRPVRNLADANIEPRPAQPEEDRQPEVSESQQTGPEEPPATSNGLRAIKLKSGGLLFTSDPERIREAQDPEADQQQ; from the coding sequence GTGGCTCGCCGCAAACATGCCAGTGCTCACATGGCCATCAACCACGAACGCTGGCTGGTGTCTTATGCCGATTTTATAACGCTGCTGTTTGCCTTTTTTGTCGTCATGTATTCGGTGTCGCAGGTGTCGGAAGAAAAATACCGGGTACTGTCTGACACCTTAATGAGCAGTTTTAAGTTTCAGAATCAGACCCTTAACCCCATACAGGTGGGGGAACCAAGCCGTTCGCCAGAAGCCTCCGCCATTGATACCCAAACTCCCGAAACCGGCGAACAGCCGGGCAATGGCGCTTTTGATCGCCAGGTTGATCTGCCGCATATGGCAGAACAACTCCGGGAAACCTTCGGAGACCTGATTAACAGAGAATGGGTGAGTGTAACCGCCAACGAAGATTGGCTTGAAATCGAATTGAAAAGCCAGTTGCTGTTTGGTTCTGCCAGTGCTGAGCCCAATGAAGATGCCCGTGTTATTTTTACCGAACTGGCCAGGGTGCTTGGCCAGGCCGATAATCCGGTACAGGTTGAAGGGCACACAGACAACGATCCCATTGTGACCGACCGTTATCCCTCAAACTGGGAGCTGAGCGCCGCGAGAGCCAGTGCTGCTGTCAAATTATTGGCAGAGTCCGGGGTGGATTCGCGCCGTTTAGCCGCTGTGGGCTATGGAGAATTTCAGCCTATTGCCGATAACAGCACAGAAGCCGGGCGAAGCCAGAATCGCAGAGTGGCGATCATGGTTGCACGCGCGCCAATTAATCGGCCTGTACGAAACCTCGCAGACGCAAACATCGAGCCACGGCCGGCCCAACCTGAAGAGGATCGCCAACCGGAGGTTTCCGAGTCTCAACAAACCGGGCCGGAAGAACCGCCCGCCACCAGCAATGGCTTGCGGGCGATCAAGCTGAAAAGTGGTGGGCTATTGTTTACCAGTGATCCTGAACGTATTCGGGAAGCACAAGATCCAGAGGCTGATCAGCAGCAATAA
- a CDS encoding ParA family protein, with product MEIWTVANQKGGVGKTTTAITLAGLLAEQGRRVLLVDMDPHGSLSAYFGHNPDQQSLSSYTLFEQRESLNPNLVLSTCKPTDLDSVRVIPASMALATLERQAIGRDGMGLVIGKALAMISSNIDVAIIDSPPLLGVLLVNAIAACEKLVIPVQTEYLALKGLERMLHTLEMMARSRKSRLQPVILPTMFDRRTQASVSSLRQLRNQYGDQVFPGKIPVDTRFRDASKMGRFPHRMNPVGHGVTDYRQFLKWFAGSAPLEQVS from the coding sequence GTGGAAATTTGGACCGTTGCCAATCAGAAAGGTGGCGTGGGTAAAACCACCACCGCAATTACCCTGGCCGGTTTGCTGGCGGAGCAGGGCCGTCGCGTTTTGCTTGTTGATATGGATCCTCACGGTTCTCTGTCGGCCTATTTCGGGCACAATCCGGATCAGCAGTCACTCAGTAGCTACACCCTGTTTGAACAGCGGGAATCCCTTAATCCTAATCTGGTTTTATCTACTTGCAAGCCTACCGACTTGGACAGTGTTCGTGTTATTCCTGCCTCAATGGCGCTTGCCACTCTGGAACGCCAGGCGATTGGGCGCGACGGTATGGGGCTGGTGATCGGCAAAGCGTTGGCAATGATATCTTCAAATATTGACGTTGCAATTATTGATTCTCCACCATTACTGGGTGTATTGCTCGTAAATGCGATTGCCGCCTGTGAAAAGCTGGTGATTCCTGTGCAGACTGAATACCTGGCATTAAAAGGGCTTGAACGAATGCTGCACACGCTTGAAATGATGGCGCGCTCCAGAAAAAGCCGATTGCAACCCGTGATTCTGCCAACCATGTTTGACCGCAGAACGCAGGCGAGCGTCAGCAGCTTACGGCAATTGAGAAACCAATACGGCGACCAGGTGTTTCCGGGCAAAATACCGGTAGATACCCGGTTTCGCGACGCATCCAAAATGGGGCGGTTTCCCCATCGCATGAATCCCGTAGGCCACGGCGTCACCGATTACCGTCAGTTTCTGAAATGGTTTGCCGGATCTGCGCCACTGGAGCAGGTGTCATGA
- a CDS encoding chemotaxis protein CheW: MSLNNPQDSVCDYLAELLYDAEDVPLETGPDRNSRESPQAGSVETDSDTKPVTQAKPVVRETREPDLAESDAVDREKLNRLLNSAQFARTALASEVKAAPLTTVNPPAAQEPVDKVIETPDEDTQLLVEPHEQAVLQWCENGRPQWAQERFDVLLFKVYGLTLAVPLIALGQIQPIDEQLTPLFGQADWFMGIQPTPMGKIKTVNTALFVMPERYNKAFLDTAKYVISIHGVPWGLAVDSVEQPKTLSPEDVKWRSGRTQRPWLAGTVKEYMCALIDIPNMAELLNASDKNSRKPRL; encoded by the coding sequence ATGAGCCTGAATAACCCGCAAGACAGCGTGTGCGATTATCTGGCAGAGCTGCTCTACGACGCTGAGGACGTACCTCTGGAAACCGGCCCGGATCGGAACAGTCGGGAGAGCCCACAAGCCGGGTCGGTAGAGACGGATTCCGACACAAAGCCAGTTACCCAGGCTAAACCCGTAGTACGCGAAACACGAGAACCAGATCTGGCGGAATCTGACGCGGTTGATCGGGAAAAACTGAACCGATTATTGAATTCAGCACAATTTGCCAGAACCGCATTGGCCTCTGAAGTCAAGGCCGCGCCACTCACCACCGTAAACCCGCCAGCTGCTCAGGAACCTGTCGATAAAGTCATTGAGACCCCCGACGAGGACACCCAGTTGCTCGTTGAACCGCATGAGCAAGCGGTTTTACAGTGGTGTGAAAACGGCCGACCACAATGGGCCCAGGAACGATTCGATGTGCTCTTGTTCAAGGTTTATGGGTTGACATTGGCGGTGCCTTTGATTGCCCTGGGCCAGATACAGCCTATAGATGAACAGTTGACGCCACTGTTCGGTCAGGCCGACTGGTTTATGGGCATTCAGCCAACCCCCATGGGAAAAATCAAAACGGTTAATACTGCGCTATTTGTTATGCCCGAAAGATATAACAAAGCCTTTCTGGACACGGCTAAATACGTCATCTCTATTCACGGGGTGCCTTGGGGGCTGGCGGTTGACTCGGTGGAACAGCCCAAAACCTTGTCGCCGGAGGATGTGAAATGGCGATCGGGGCGCACGCAAAGGCCATGGTTGGCCGGCACAGTGAAGGAATACATGTGCGCACTCATTGATATTCCCAATATGGCTGAATTGTTGAATGCGTCCGACAAGAACAGCCGCAAACCGCGTCTATAA
- a CDS encoding chemotaxis protein CheW: MATSSTKTKSSDDPILQWVTFKLAGETYGINVMQVQEVLRYSEIAPVPGAPSYVLGIINLRGNVVTVIDTRHRFGLESGEINDNTRIVIIEADSHVVGILVDSVAEVVYLRQSEIETAPNVGNDESAKFIQGVCHKNNELLILIELNKLLSDGEWAELESI, translated from the coding sequence ATGGCTACCAGTTCTACCAAAACCAAGTCCAGTGATGACCCCATTCTCCAGTGGGTGACGTTCAAGCTGGCGGGCGAAACCTATGGCATCAATGTCATGCAGGTGCAGGAAGTCCTGCGCTATTCGGAAATAGCGCCGGTGCCGGGTGCGCCTTCCTATGTGCTGGGGATCATCAATCTGCGCGGCAATGTGGTAACGGTCATTGATACCCGTCACCGTTTTGGTCTTGAGTCCGGTGAAATAAACGACAATACCCGGATTGTCATCATTGAAGCCGACAGTCACGTGGTGGGTATTCTGGTAGATAGTGTGGCGGAAGTGGTTTACCTCCGGCAATCAGAAATAGAAACCGCACCCAATGTGGGTAACGATGAAAGTGCCAAATTCATCCAGGGCGTTTGCCATAAAAACAATGAGCTGTTGATTCTCATTGAACTGAACAAGCTGCTGTCTGATGGTGAATGGGCAGAGCTGGAGAGCATCTGA
- a CDS encoding DUF2802 domain-containing protein, with protein sequence MMASILAGLSDLNWILVGAVMVSWMATAFALMSLRQTRLQEQKTQALLASLQHDLMANSHGLVGMGKKLLTIEKAIKPKTDKPLRQTAPKTADNVVSLSDKQEKRYRQARLMLGQGLSVEQVANASGISLAEASLIAMLREPRQAMV encoded by the coding sequence ATGATGGCGTCTATTCTTGCGGGTCTCTCGGATCTCAATTGGATACTGGTAGGGGCGGTGATGGTCAGCTGGATGGCCACCGCATTTGCTTTGATGAGCCTGCGTCAGACCCGCTTGCAGGAGCAGAAAACCCAGGCATTGCTCGCCAGTTTGCAGCACGATCTGATGGCGAACAGCCATGGCTTGGTGGGCATGGGCAAAAAACTGTTGACCATTGAAAAGGCGATAAAACCAAAAACCGATAAACCTCTACGACAGACGGCACCCAAAACGGCTGATAACGTGGTTTCGCTTTCTGATAAACAGGAGAAGCGCTACCGTCAGGCACGTCTCATGCTGGGTCAGGGATTAAGCGTTGAACAGGTCGCCAATGCTTCCGGTATTTCGCTGGCTGAAGCATCGTTGATTGCCATGTTGCGTGAACCGCGACAGGCTATGGTCTGA
- a CDS encoding YciK family oxidoreductase: protein MKLSEYAPAKDLLKDKIIIVTGAGSGIGKQAALTFARHGATVVLMGRTIAKLEQVYDAIDAENLPQAAIYPINFEGAVEKDYIDMADKIDDAFGRIDGILFNAAELGERTPLENYAADTWQKILQVNATAPFLMVKSLLPLLRAAPSASVVFTGSSVGYRGRAYWGAYAASKAAQENLMQTLADEEDGTSQVRANSINPAATRTAMRAAAYPAENPEDVKPADALMPAYLWLLGPDSAVHSGKQFDWDSEI from the coding sequence ATGAAATTATCCGAATACGCACCTGCAAAAGACCTGCTCAAAGACAAAATTATTATTGTAACTGGTGCAGGTTCCGGCATCGGCAAACAGGCAGCACTCACGTTTGCACGTCACGGCGCAACCGTGGTTTTGATGGGAAGAACCATCGCTAAGCTTGAGCAGGTGTACGACGCCATAGACGCTGAAAATTTGCCTCAGGCCGCTATCTACCCAATTAATTTTGAAGGCGCGGTGGAAAAAGACTACATCGACATGGCCGACAAAATTGACGACGCATTCGGAAGAATTGACGGCATTTTGTTTAATGCAGCTGAACTGGGTGAACGAACGCCATTAGAAAATTATGCCGCCGACACCTGGCAGAAAATACTGCAGGTGAATGCCACAGCCCCCTTTCTGATGGTCAAGTCGCTATTACCACTATTGCGCGCAGCGCCCAGCGCAAGCGTAGTGTTCACAGGCTCCAGCGTGGGCTACCGGGGACGCGCGTATTGGGGCGCTTACGCAGCGAGTAAGGCCGCGCAAGAAAACCTGATGCAAACACTGGCCGATGAGGAAGATGGAACCAGCCAGGTCAGGGCTAACAGCATTAACCCCGCCGCTACACGCACCGCGATGCGAGCTGCGGCCTACCCGGCGGAAAATCCGGAAGACGTAAAGCCCGCCGATGCGTTAATGCCTGCCTACCTATGGCTGTTGGGGCCAGATTCGGCTGTGCACTCAGGCAAGCAATTTGATTGGGATAGCGAAATTTAA
- a CDS encoding HAD family hydrolase gives MTEIAVLFDLDGTLVDTAPDFIAVADELRQTLSLPAVDPVNMRDRINGGAAAMAALTFDVTEATETQKQAFLEGYTRRIGERAAVYAGLSDLINDLTAHGIAWGVVTNKPKRFTDNLLARLSLTPNVLVCGDEVKSPKPHPESLQLAAALLGADEQNCIYCGDHERDIQAALRAGMVAYAAGYGYLEIDTRPSEWQAKAVAHTSNELAVLIRSSINAIHPNLLKYAS, from the coding sequence ATGACTGAAATAGCAGTACTGTTTGATCTCGACGGCACGCTGGTCGATACCGCTCCGGACTTTATTGCCGTTGCCGACGAATTACGCCAGACCTTATCCTTGCCCGCCGTTGACCCGGTTAACATGCGCGATCGGATCAATGGTGGCGCGGCCGCCATGGCGGCGCTGACCTTTGACGTGACCGAGGCGACCGAGACCCAGAAGCAAGCGTTTCTCGAGGGCTACACCCGACGCATTGGTGAGCGGGCAGCGGTCTACGCAGGACTGTCAGACCTGATCAACGACCTGACCGCCCATGGAATCGCCTGGGGCGTTGTCACCAATAAGCCCAAGCGCTTTACCGACAACCTGCTCGCTCGCTTATCCCTGACACCGAATGTGTTGGTGTGCGGCGATGAGGTAAAAAGCCCAAAACCACACCCCGAGTCTTTACAGCTGGCGGCGGCGCTGCTCGGTGCCGATGAGCAAAACTGTATTTATTGCGGTGATCATGAAAGGGATATCCAGGCCGCATTGCGCGCCGGCATGGTTGCCTATGCGGCTGGCTACGGCTATCTTGAAATTGACACCCGACCCAGCGAATGGCAAGCCAAAGCCGTGGCCCATACCAGCAATGAGTTAGCCGTGCTTATCCGCAGCAGCATTAATGCCATACACCCCAATTTGTTGAAATACGCCTCATGA
- the ubiG gene encoding bifunctional 2-polyprenyl-6-hydroxyphenol methylase/3-demethylubiquinol 3-O-methyltransferase UbiG translates to MKTHTSTNVDPAEVAKFEALANRWWDPSSEFKPLHDINPLRANYIDKHANVAGKKILDVGCGGGLLTEAMAQRGASVTGIDMGETPLKVARLHALESNLDIDYHQTTAEAYASENANRFDVVTCLEMLEHVPDPASVIRACAAMVKPGGHLFFSTINRNPKAYAFAIIGAEYVLKLLPKGTHEYAKFIRPSELAGWLRSAGLQIGHMTGMTYNPFTRQYKLDDQDVSVNYLVQARKPHD, encoded by the coding sequence ATGAAAACCCACACCTCAACCAATGTTGACCCGGCCGAGGTGGCAAAATTCGAGGCCCTGGCCAATCGCTGGTGGGATCCCTCGAGTGAATTCAAACCGCTGCACGATATCAATCCGTTGCGGGCCAATTACATCGACAAACACGCTAACGTTGCCGGCAAAAAAATACTGGACGTGGGCTGTGGTGGCGGCCTGTTAACCGAAGCCATGGCCCAACGGGGCGCGTCGGTGACCGGCATTGATATGGGTGAAACCCCGCTGAAAGTGGCCAGGCTGCACGCGCTGGAATCTAACCTCGATATCGATTACCACCAGACCACAGCGGAGGCCTACGCCAGCGAAAACGCCAACCGTTTCGATGTAGTAACATGCCTGGAAATGCTGGAACATGTCCCCGACCCCGCTTCTGTCATTCGCGCTTGTGCGGCGATGGTAAAGCCTGGTGGTCACCTGTTTTTCTCCACCATTAACCGCAATCCGAAGGCCTACGCCTTCGCAATCATTGGTGCAGAGTACGTCCTGAAGCTGCTGCCGAAAGGCACCCATGAATACGCCAAATTTATCAGGCCCTCTGAGCTCGCAGGCTGGTTACGCAGCGCTGGACTTCAGATCGGCCATATGACAGGCATGACCTATAATCCTTTTACGCGCCAGTACAAGCTCGATGACCAAGATGTGTCCGTGAATTATCTGGTACAAGCACGGAAACCCCATGACTGA
- a CDS encoding TRZ/ATZ family hydrolase, giving the protein MNSGKQTVDLVINAKWIAPAAPEGRVLSDCALVISDGKIVDITSQTQATRQYLAETEHHLDHHLVTPGFINAHGHAAMTLLRGYADDLSLQTWLEQHIWPAEGRHVGFDFVYDGTLLATAEMIRSGTSCFSDMYFYPDAAAKAVREAGLRAQITFPIIDFPTPWAATEDEYFSKGLKLHDDYRNYDRIAIAFGPHAPYTVNDQALSRVATLASELDAGIQIHAHETATEIANAGDIRPLERLAQLGVLGPRTQLVHMTQLTDRDIELVQQWQCHVVHCPESNMKLASGICPVTKLIENGVNVALGTDGCASNNDLNMAGEMKSAAFLAKIASGNPASLSAHECLSMATINGAKALGIDNETGSIEKGKRADIAAFPLTGIGNLPCYDPVAQLVYNDNAHSASHLWVDGNALLIDHALTTLDVDQLAQRAQQWQKKIVTGRQP; this is encoded by the coding sequence ATGAATTCAGGCAAACAAACCGTCGATCTGGTGATCAATGCGAAGTGGATAGCACCGGCGGCACCAGAGGGTCGCGTACTCAGTGACTGCGCTCTGGTGATCTCTGACGGAAAAATCGTGGACATAACCAGCCAAACGCAGGCGACCCGACAATACCTGGCAGAGACTGAGCACCACCTGGATCATCACCTGGTCACCCCTGGCTTTATTAACGCGCACGGTCATGCGGCCATGACGCTATTGCGGGGCTACGCCGACGACCTGTCGCTACAGACCTGGCTGGAACAGCATATCTGGCCGGCAGAGGGCCGCCATGTGGGCTTCGACTTCGTTTACGACGGCACCCTGCTCGCCACAGCCGAGATGATACGCTCGGGCACGAGCTGTTTCTCCGATATGTACTTCTACCCGGACGCGGCCGCCAAGGCTGTGCGCGAGGCGGGCTTGCGCGCCCAGATCACCTTCCCGATCATAGACTTCCCTACCCCTTGGGCAGCGACCGAAGACGAGTATTTCAGCAAGGGCCTGAAACTTCATGATGACTACCGCAACTACGACCGTATCGCCATCGCCTTCGGGCCGCACGCACCTTACACCGTAAATGACCAGGCACTCAGCCGGGTTGCGACGCTGGCATCCGAACTGGATGCAGGTATTCAGATTCACGCGCACGAAACCGCCACCGAGATTGCCAACGCAGGCGACATCCGCCCATTGGAGCGACTGGCGCAGCTGGGCGTGCTGGGCCCCAGGACCCAATTGGTGCACATGACCCAATTAACCGATCGGGATATTGAACTGGTTCAGCAATGGCAATGCCATGTGGTGCATTGCCCCGAGAGCAACATGAAACTCGCCTCCGGCATCTGCCCGGTGACAAAATTGATTGAGAATGGCGTCAATGTCGCACTGGGGACCGACGGCTGCGCCAGCAACAACGATCTGAATATGGCCGGAGAGATGAAATCGGCGGCGTTTTTGGCGAAAATCGCCTCCGGAAACCCTGCCAGTCTTTCGGCCCACGAATGCCTGAGCATGGCCACCATTAATGGCGCAAAGGCACTGGGTATCGACAACGAGACAGGCAGTATTGAAAAAGGCAAGCGCGCAGACATCGCCGCTTTCCCGCTGACCGGCATCGGCAACCTGCCCTGCTATGATCCCGTCGCCCAGTTGGTGTACAACGACAATGCCCATTCGGCCTCACACCTGTGGGTTGACGGCAACGCGCTACTCATCGATCACGCCCTCACAACGCTGGACGTCGATCAGCTGGCGCAGCGGGCGCAACAATGGCAGAAGAAGATAGTAACAGGACGACAACCATGA
- the gyrA gene encoding DNA gyrase subunit A, whose product MGEIAKEISPVNIEDELKQSYLDYAMSVIVGRALPDVRDGLKPVHRRVLFAMSELNNDWNKPYKKSARVVGDVIGKYHPHGDSAVYDTIVRMAQPFSLRYMLVDGQGNFGSIDGDSAAAMRYTEIRMAKIAHDLLADLDKETVDYVPNYDGTEQIPAVLPTRIPNLLVNGSSGIAVGMATNIPPHNLTEVVKGCLALIDNADITIDELMEYIPGPDFPTAAIINGRAGIIEAYKTGRGRIYIRARAEVEVDAKTSRERIVISEIPYQVNKARLIEKIAELVKEKKIEGISELRDESDKDGLRVVIELKRGEVGDVILNNLYAQTQLENVFGINIVALVDGQPRILNLKEMLEYFVRHRREVVTRRTVYLLRKARERGHILEGLAVAIANIDPVIELIKASATPADAKDALLARGWESGTISQFLERAGSDACRPDGLPEQFGMRDGRYYLSPEQAQAILELRLHRLTGMEHDKLLAEYQEKLNQIAEYLEILGSSVRLMEVIRGELEQVLVDFGDERRSEIVTSRRDLTIEDLITEEDRVVTISHGGYAKSQPLTDYQAQRRGGQGKSATAVKDEDFVEHLLIANTHTTILLFTNAGKVYWLKVYEIPLAGRQSRGRPVVNLLPLAEGERVTSILPVDEYDDDHFIFMATANGTVKKTALTQFSRPRSVGLKAIELDEGDQLVETAITDGKQTIILFASTGKAARFAEDDVRSMGRVSRGVRGIRMPEGATVVGMVVPQENGYVLTVSENGYGKRTQVDEFPTKGRGSQGVIAMASSERNGALVGAVQVMDGEEIMLISDLGTLVRTRVDEVSVLSRNTQGVRLIKVKDGEQLVGVERIAESEEDEPEEGGEE is encoded by the coding sequence ATGGGTGAAATAGCGAAAGAAATATCACCAGTCAATATCGAAGACGAACTCAAGCAGTCATACCTCGACTATGCCATGAGCGTCATCGTTGGCCGTGCACTGCCCGATGTGCGCGATGGCCTTAAACCTGTGCACCGGCGCGTGCTGTTCGCTATGAGCGAGCTCAATAACGATTGGAACAAACCTTACAAGAAGTCGGCCCGTGTTGTCGGTGACGTGATCGGTAAATACCATCCTCACGGCGACTCTGCTGTGTACGATACGATTGTGCGGATGGCTCAACCATTCAGTCTGCGTTACATGCTGGTAGACGGCCAGGGTAACTTCGGTTCCATTGACGGCGATTCCGCAGCCGCCATGCGATACACCGAAATCCGCATGGCCAAAATTGCCCACGATTTACTGGCTGATCTCGATAAAGAGACGGTTGATTACGTCCCTAACTACGACGGTACCGAGCAAATACCCGCGGTACTGCCCACACGCATTCCGAATCTGTTGGTCAATGGCTCTTCCGGTATTGCGGTGGGTATGGCGACCAATATCCCGCCCCACAACCTGACCGAGGTGGTCAAGGGCTGTCTGGCGTTGATTGACAATGCCGATATCACCATCGACGAGCTGATGGAGTACATTCCGGGGCCGGATTTCCCCACGGCGGCCATCATTAACGGCCGTGCGGGTATTATCGAAGCCTATAAAACCGGACGTGGTCGTATTTATATCCGCGCCCGCGCGGAAGTGGAAGTGGATGCAAAAACCAGCCGCGAGCGCATTGTCATTTCAGAAATTCCCTATCAGGTGAACAAAGCCCGCCTGATTGAAAAGATCGCGGAACTGGTAAAAGAAAAGAAAATCGAAGGCATCAGTGAGCTGCGCGACGAGTCCGACAAAGACGGTTTGCGCGTGGTGATTGAACTGAAGCGGGGTGAGGTGGGCGACGTTATTCTCAATAACCTCTACGCTCAGACCCAGCTGGAAAACGTTTTCGGTATCAATATCGTCGCCTTGGTTGACGGTCAGCCGCGCATCCTGAACCTGAAAGAGATGCTCGAGTATTTTGTTCGCCACCGGCGCGAAGTGGTGACCCGGCGTACGGTCTATCTGCTGCGTAAAGCGCGCGAGCGCGGCCATATTCTGGAAGGCCTGGCGGTGGCCATCGCCAACATTGATCCTGTGATCGAGCTGATCAAGGCTTCTGCGACACCGGCGGATGCAAAAGATGCCTTGCTCGCCCGTGGCTGGGAGTCTGGCACCATCAGTCAGTTCCTCGAGCGAGCGGGCAGCGATGCTTGTCGCCCGGACGGTTTACCGGAACAGTTCGGCATGCGCGACGGTCGTTATTATCTGTCGCCCGAGCAGGCTCAGGCCATTCTGGAATTGCGCCTGCACCGCCTCACCGGCATGGAGCACGACAAGCTGTTGGCGGAGTATCAGGAAAAACTCAACCAGATCGCTGAATACCTGGAAATTCTCGGGTCTTCCGTCCGCTTGATGGAAGTGATTCGCGGCGAATTAGAACAGGTACTGGTGGATTTTGGTGATGAGCGCCGGTCGGAAATCGTCACGTCACGTCGCGACCTGACCATTGAGGATCTGATCACAGAAGAAGATCGTGTGGTAACCATCTCCCACGGTGGCTACGCAAAAAGTCAGCCGCTGACCGACTACCAGGCGCAGCGCCGGGGCGGGCAGGGCAAGTCTGCCACTGCCGTAAAAGACGAAGATTTCGTTGAGCATTTGTTGATTGCCAATACCCACACCACCATATTGCTGTTTACCAATGCCGGTAAGGTGTACTGGTTAAAAGTCTATGAAATTCCATTGGCGGGTCGCCAGTCACGTGGTCGTCCAGTGGTTAACTTGCTGCCACTGGCTGAAGGTGAGCGGGTGACATCGATTCTGCCTGTTGATGAATACGACGACGATCATTTTATCTTCATGGCCACGGCTAACGGCACAGTCAAGAAAACGGCGTTAACCCAATTCTCCCGTCCCCGCAGTGTCGGTCTGAAAGCGATTGAGCTCGATGAAGGGGATCAGTTGGTAGAGACGGCCATTACCGATGGTAAGCAAACCATTATCCTGTTTGCTTCTACTGGCAAAGCCGCTCGTTTTGCCGAAGACGATGTACGTTCGATGGGCCGCGTTTCCCGCGGTGTGCGCGGCATCCGTATGCCCGAAGGTGCAACCGTAGTGGGTATGGTTGTGCCGCAAGAGAATGGCTACGTGTTGACTGTCAGTGAAAATGGCTACGGTAAGCGTACTCAGGTAGATGAGTTCCCGACCAAGGGGCGTGGTTCGCAAGGCGTGATCGCAATGGCAAGTTCTGAGCGCAATGGCGCGCTGGTCGGCGCTGTTCAGGTCATGGACGGTGAAGAAATTATGCTCATTTCCGATTTGGGCACGCTGGTGCGCACGCGGGTTGATGAGGTGTCGGTACTGAGCCGGAACACCCAGGGTGTTCGCCTGATTAAAGTCAAAGACGGCGAACAATTGGTAGGAGTCGAGCGCATTGCGGAGTCTGAAGAAGACGAACCGGAAGAAGGCGGCGAAGAGTAA